A section of the Macadamia integrifolia cultivar HAES 741 chromosome 9, SCU_Mint_v3, whole genome shotgun sequence genome encodes:
- the LOC122087944 gene encoding ankyrin repeat-containing protein At5g02620-like produces MDPQLYRAAQLGDITLLRLVVNEDPSRLLQVTPQENTAIHVSVSFGHTDFVKEVYAALLQHNSSLEGDTEYRRSLSLLTQVNSKGDTALHVTAREGHVSIAEFLIEKILPWPSDHDVESGNGSLAREKIRVRNKSKNTALHEAVRRNDLVMVNLLIRADPDDLGHPNYNSDAEGHGESPLFLAARGGYFNILNLIFHICPSPAHGGPHGRTALHVAVVEGHLDVVKLLLEKKGELFNNVDENGRTALHYAASKTWGHKIVQQLLRHDPSSVYQLDKDGLSPLHIAALESSIEVFRELVQRCLDSVELLDKKRRNVVHFAVMSKNLQKIRYALQQLGLKEIINQADDDGNTPFHHAAKQCSLVLMGHFSSNRRVDLNATNNNGQTATDIFVNLIPTDRLAVTLGLSMINLRTRATTSLRADYALSVRGEEKWRIGGANEEKTLTDPNNKQEEVAAAARSEVKQREKEMGKILQIVASLIATVTFAAVFQVPGGYNSDGKPMLLDNGSFQKFLQYDAIAMGSSVGTLFVMLIASVGSDLFYSLSLKVARILIYIALMCTTIAFLEGFRAVLPHCGSLLCFSGHSTRTFSIIAISVVVFMIYFPLSAVMDHFLYPKLEKLVRKNVLVL; encoded by the exons ATGGATCCTCAACTGTACAGGGCTGCACAACTTGGTGACATCACACTTCTCAGACTAGTAGTGAATGAAGATCCTAGTCGGCTGCTGCAAGTAACTCCACAAGAGAACACGGCCATTCACGTCTCTGTGAGTTTTGGTCACACAGACTTCGTGAAAGAAGTCTACGCTGCGCTTCTCCAACATAATTCAAGTTTAGAAGGTGACACGGAGTATAGGAGAAGCTTATCACTTCTCACACAGGTGAACTCCAAAGGTGATACTGCTCTACATGTAACGGCAAGAGAAGGCCATGTTTCCATAGCTGAATTTCTCATCGAAAAAATTCTGCCTTGGCCTTCTGATCATGATGTCGAAAGTGGAAATGGTTCACTTGCTCGTGAGAAAATAAGGGTgagaaacaaaagcaaaaacacAGCCCTTCACGAAGCTGTTCGAAGAAATGACCTTGTGATGGTGAATTTGCTTATTAGGGCAGACCCTGATGATTTAGGGCATCCCAATTATAATTCTGACGCTGAAGGACATGGGGAGTCTCCACTCTTCCTAGCTGCTAGAGGTGGATACTTTAATATTCTCAACCTAATATTTCACATTTGTCCATCTCCAGCTCACGGTGGGCCACATGGCCGGACGGCTTTACATGTTGCCGTTGTTGAGGGTCATCTAG atgtgGTGAAATTACtattagagaagaaaggagaactATTCAATAATGTAGATGAAAATGGAAGGACAGCTCTCCACTACGCGGCATCCAAAACATGGGGCCACAAGATAGTTCAGCAGCTGCTAAGGCATGATCCTTCTAGTGTGTATCAATTGGATAAAGATGGTCTCTCACCACTTCACATCGCGGCTCTTGAATCAAGCATTGAAGTATTTCGAGAGCTCGTCCAAAGGTGCCTAGATTCTGTGGAGTTGCTGGACAAGAAACGTCGCAATGTTGTTCATTTTGCTGTGATGAGTAAGAACTTACAGAAAATCAGGTATGCCTTACAGCAACTAGGGCTTaaggaaatcataaaccaagcagatgatgatggaaacaccCCATTCCACCACGCGGCCAAACAATGCTCTTTGGTTCTTATGGGACATTTTAGTTCAAATAGAAGAGTTGACCTAAACGCCACGAACAATAATGGACAGACAGCTACTGATATTTTTGTGAACCTGATCCCTACAGACAGATTAGCAGTGACT CTTGGCTTGAGTATGATTAACCTACGTACCAGGGCAACAACTTCTTTGCGAGCGGACTATGCACTAAgtgtaagaggagaagaaaaatggagaataGGAGGAGCAAACGAGGAGAAAACACTCACTGACCCGAATAATAAGCAAGAGgaagtagcagcagcagcaagatCAGAAGTTAAACAACGTGAAAAGGAAATGGGAAAAATCCTCCAAATAGTAGCATCTCTTATTGCCACCGTCACCTTCGCCGCAGTTTTTCAAGTCCCCGGTGGCTACAATAGCGATGGAAAACCAATGCTCTTGGACAATGGatccttccaaaaatttctACAATACGATGCCATAGCTATGGGTTCATCAGTTGGCACTTTATTTGTTATGCTCATCGCATCAGTTGGGAGCGACCTCTTTTATTCTTTGTCGTTGAAAGTAGCTAGAATTTTAATATACATAGCCCTTATGTGCACCACAATAGCATTCTTGGAGGGCTTCAGGGCAGTATTACCTCATTGTGGTagtcttctttgtttttctggGCACTCAACCCGAACCTTTTCGATTATCGCAATCTCTGTTGtagtttttatgatttattttccGTTATCGGCCGTCATGGACCATTTTCTTTACCCAAAATTGGAAAAGCTAGTCCGAAAAAATGTTCTAGTCTTGTAA
- the LOC122088848 gene encoding protein ACCELERATED CELL DEATH 6-like: protein MDLQFYRAAKLGDITLLRRLVNEDPSRLLRVTPQAENTAIHVSVSFGHIEIVKEVYAVLLQHNSSLEGDTDYSRSLSLLTQVNSKGDTALHVAAREGHTSVAEFLIQKILPWPSDNDVESGSNSSSSLAREKIRMRNKTKNTALHEAVRSNNLVMVNLLTGADPDLGHPNYDVDVEGGESPLFLAARSGSSKILNQIFRICPSPAHDGQHGRTALHVAVIEGHLGVVKMLLEKEREIVNKVDENGRTALHYAASKTWGHKIVKQLLMHDTSSVYKLDKDGLSPLHIAAFGSSIKVFKELIQCCPDSVELLDKKCRNVLHFAVISKNYKKIRYVLQQLELKEIVNQPDDDGNTPLHHAAKQCDLGHMGLLCSNRRVDLKAMNNNGETAIDIYIMNLIPIDRLAVTLSLSMINLHTKTTASARADYALSVRGEEKWIIGGVIEEEIDNDSNKQEEVATVRSDVKQWEKKMGKILHIVASLTATTGTFADVFQVIGSYNSVDGKPILLDKGSFQKFLQYYAIAMRRSWIAFLFVMLIIELVGCELFYSFLLKLARIFIYVGLKLIAFLEGSRHRYLILLVFSVFLSMSS from the exons ATGGATCTTCAATTCTACAGGGCTGCAAAACTTGGCGACATCACACTTCTCAGACGACTAGtgaatgaagatcctagccGGCTGCTGCGAGTAACTCCACAAGCAGAGAACACGGCCATTCACGTTTCCGTGAGTTTTGGTCACATAGAAATCGTGAAGGAAGTGTACGCAGTGCTTCTCCAACACAACTCAAGTTTAGAGGGTGACACCGACTATAGCAGAAGCTTATCGCTTCTCACACAGGTGAACTCAAAAGGTGATACTGCCCTACATGTAGCGGCCAGAGAAGGCCACACTTCCGTAGCTGAATTTCTCATCCAAAAGATTCTGCCTTGGCCTTCTGACAATGATGTAGAAAGTGGCTCAAATAGTTCTTCATCACTTGCTCGTGAGAAAATAAGGATGAGAAACAAGACCAAAAACACAGCCCTGCACGAAGCTGTCCGAAGTAATAATCTTGTAATGGTGAATTTGCTGACCGGTGCAGACCCTGATTTAGGGCATCCCAACTATGATGTTGATGTGGAAGGTGGGGAGTCTCCACTCTTCCTGGCTGCTAGAAGCGGATCCTCGAAAATCCTCAATCAAATCTTTCGAATTTGTCCATCTCCAGCTCACGATGGGCAACATGGCCGGACGGCTTTACATGTCGCGGTCATTGAGGGTCACCTAG GTGTGGTGAAAATGCTcttagagaaggaaagagaaattgtGAATAAAGTAGATGAAAATGGAAGGACCGCTCTCCACTATGCGGCGTCCAAAACATGGGGCCACAAGATAGTAAAGCAGTTGCTAATGCATGATACTTCCAGCGTGTATAAATTAGACAAAGATGGTCTCTCACCACTTCACATCGCAGCTTTTGGATCAAGTATTAAAGTATTTAAAGAGCTCATCCAATGTTGCCCAGATTCTGTGGAGTTGCTGGACAAAAAATGTCGCAATGTTCTTCACTTTGCTGTGATTAGTAAGAACTACAAGAAAATCAGGTATGTCTTACAACAATTAGAGCTTAAGGAAATCGTAAACCAaccagatgatgatggaaacaccCCACTTCACCACGCGGCCAAACAATGTGATTTGGGTCATATGGGACTTCTTTGTTCAAATAGGAGAGTCGATCTAAAGGCCATGAACAACAATGGCGAAACAGCTATTGATATTTATATCATGAACCTGATCCCTATAGACAGATTAGCAGTGACG CTTAGTTTGAGTATGATTAACCTACATACCAAGACGACAGCTTCTGCGCGAGCAGATTATGCACTAAgtgtaagaggagaagaaaaatggatTATAGGAGGAGTGATCGAGGAGGAAATAGACAATGACTCGAATAAGCAAGAGGAAGTAGCAACTGTAAGATCAGATGTTAAACAGTGGgaaaagaaaatggggaaaatccTCCATATTGTAGCATCTCTTACTGCCACCACCGGCACCTTCGCAGATGTTTTTCAAGTCATCGGTAGCTACAATAGCGTTGATGGAAAGCCAATACTCCTCGACAAGGGatccttccaaaaatttctTCAGTACTATGCGATAGCTATGCGTCGTTCTTGGATTGCCTTTTTGTTTGTCATGCTGATCATCGAATTAGTTGGCTGCgaacttttttattctttcttgttGAAACTAGCTAGAATTTTCATATACGTTGGGCTTAAGCTCATAGCGTTCTTGGAGGGCTCCAGGCACCGCTACCTCATTTTGTTAGTCTTCAGTGTTTTTCTTTCAATGTCTTCTTGA